The region GAGGACAGTCGGAAACTTGAAGTATACAGATTTCAATGAAGTGATTGCATTTATTTCAAAATTGAAGAAGACGGGGCTGTCTAGCCTAGGAAAACAATTATTTGTCGTTTTTGAAGACTTGAGAATAGAAGAAATGATCAAACGGGAGAGGCCGGGGACAACGAAGGCATTTCAGGTGAGGCGTTCCATTTATCGGAAACACTTTGAAACCCAGCAAAATGTGAATTTAGTTAAAAGCGTCTTTACTGATGCATTGTTCAATACCATATATTTGCTGATTCATTCTACGTCCCCGCTAGAAGAAGTTCCGACGATCACCGAAAAGATTGAGCTCGCACTTCCATTCATCAGACAGCAACTAATGAAGGTTTATGAATCAAAGTCAACGAAGGAAAATATAAATATTTGTTTGGAATTGATTGATGTCTTGGATGAAATTGTGGAAAAGGACATGTTAAACGAATATTTCCATCTTCCCGAGAAAGTTTATTTTAAGGAAGAGACCTCGGAAACCTTTGATGACTTAAAGCGTAAAGATCCTTTGAAAAATAGGGATGTCCAAGAAAAGGAGAAAGAAGAAAACGAAGAAGTTTTTGAAGAAGAAATGAAAACTTGGCATCGGGAAACAAAAGACATGAGCAAAAGCTTCCTGCAGTTCGATCTTGACCAAGGCACACAAACTGACCTCCTCGGTGAAGGAGTCAGGGAGGGGGATGCTGGAGACCAGGCACTCGGAATCGTTCAGGGATCTTCCAAACAAACATCACGGAATGATTATTCGCAAATGGAAGCAGTGGAAAAAAGTGATGCAAAGGAAGGAAAGGAAGGACTTGAATTCGGCAAGGAAAATCGATATGCCTACCCTATCTTCCTCAAGCCTGATCCTCCGGCACCGGAGGAAATCAAAACATACAATCAACTTGTTCAATCAATCAGCACGTATCAGAAGAAATTGAAGAAAATGATTGAAAAGACCCTTGAGCACAAACGCATACAGCCAAGGACTGATTTGCATTTTGGAAGATTAAGCAAAAGGCTTCTTCGTTATTTTACAGATGATGCACCAAGATTATTTTACAAAAAATCAGAGCCATCCAGAGAAATCGATGCCGTTTTCAGCTTACTGGTCGATTGTTCCGCTTCTATGTTCGACAAGATGGATGAAACCAAAATCGGTATCGCATTATTTCATGAAGCCTTAAAGGGAGTGGCAGTCCCACATGAAATTGTAGGGTTCTGGGAAGATACAAACGATGCAACAGAGACGAGTCAGCCCAATTATTTCAAGACCGTCATCGACTACACATCTTCCACCTTGAAGCGAAGCGGCGCAGAAATCATGCAGCTTGAGCCCGAGGAGGACAATCGGGATGGATACGCGATAAGGATCACAATGGAGAAGCTTCTTCAAAGACATGAAAAGCAGAAATTCCTGCTTGTTTTTTCGGATGGAGAACCTGCTGCAATGGGATATGAACAGAATGGGATCGTTGACACTCATGAGGCGGTTTTGGAAGCACGCAAACAAGGGATTGAAGTCATCAATGTATTTCTTTCCAACGTTGAAATCGAAGAAAGCCAGAAGAAGGTCATCCAAAATATGTATGGCAGGTTCAGTCTTTTCGTTTCCAATATCGAGGATCTGCCTGATATTCTCTTCCCATTGTTGAGAAAATTGCTGTATAAAAGCCTTTGATGCTCCTTCTGAAGGGAATAAGAAAATCATTCTGCAGCCCGAATCCAAATCATTCCACTAGCCAATGTGGAAATCCCTTATTGTTTCTATAATGAACTTATAAGCGATAAGGAGTGATCAAACATGGATATTGGATGCTATATGATGATGGCTGCCAATGTGAATGAAATAAAAGCAAGACAGAAATTTATTGATGAACAGGGATGGAAGTATCAATCATCTCGTTCTGAAACAGCCAAAAGGTATGATTTTATCTTCCGGAAAAAAAGAAGAAAAAGCTTAGCTTGAGCATCTTGGGTTGAAATGAGGGAAAAGGGCCACTCATTTCAACCCTTTTTGATTTTCTGGAGATGCAGGTTAAGGAGTTGAATGATGCTGCTTTGCAAAAAACAAACAAATATTAATGAAAATCGAGGAAAAAACTAGTAAAATGTATGGAAGATACTCTTACCATAAAACTTAATAAAATGGACAATCTAATATACATACTGGGCAGGTCCATCCCTTGATTGGTAATTGTAAATGCACAGCTACAAGAGGAGGCATTTTACTTGCACAAACTTGATCCACATTATGTGTTTGAACTTGGACTATTATTAGTGATGCTGGCAGCTGGAATAACTGCTGTAGCCAAGAAATTTCGCCAGCCCTATCCCATAGCATTGGTGATTGTCGGTGCGGTCATTGGGACGTTTGATATCCCGGGTCTGGAATCATTAAAGCTTTTTATTACAAAAGGGGAAATTTTTAATTTCGTCGTGATTACATTATTTCTACCTGCATTATTAGGTGAAGCCGCTCTGAAACTCCCTTATCCACATTTAAAGAATAATAAAGAACCAATTGCTGCGCTGGCTTTCGGAGGAACTTTAATATCATTTCTAATCATCGGGTTTTCCATCCATTATCTTTTCGACTTTCCGATCCCAGCTTCATTTGTCTTTGCTGCTCTGATGAGCGCAACCGATCCGGTCAGTGTTCTTTCGATTTTCAAAAGTTTGGGTGTGAAAAAAAGATTGGCCATAGTCGTTGAAGGGGAAAGTCTTTTCAATGATGGTTTGGCGGTTGTACTGTTCAACATTTCTGCCTTTTACCTTCTTTCGTACATCGATGCAGGATGGGCTGGGCTTGGGAACGGGATTTGGGAATTCATAAAGGTCATCTCCCTCGGCTTGATGGTTGGTGGAGGTTTAGGTTATGCATTTTCCATATTGACTAAGTTCTATGATGACTATCCTTTGGAAATCATGTTCAGCGTCATTTTGTTTTATGGATCTTTCCTGCTGGCAGAAAGCCTGCATGCATCAGGGGTAATCGCTGTAGTCACTGCTGCCATCATCTTTGGAAATTTCGGTGCACGAATCGGGATGAGCCCTACTACCAAATTGAACATAAGCAACTTCTGGGATGTTGCTGCATTGTTGGCCAATTCGCTTGTATTCTTGATGGTCGGACTGGAAATTACAAGGATTAATCTCATGGATAAATGGGGATTGATCGTAGGGGCGATTGTCCTCGTTTTGATTGCCAGGACCATTGCAGTATACTCAAGTCTGGCTTTCATCAAAAGCTTTCCGACTAAATGGAAGCACATCATCAACTGGGGTGGATTGAAGGGCTCTTTATCCATCGCCCTTGTATTAAGTTTGCCGCATGATTTTGAAGGAAGAGAAGATATCCTGATTTTGGCATTCAGTGTGGTCCTGTTCTCCCTTGTGGTGCAGGGGCTATCCATCAAACCATTGATCGGCAAGCTCGGGATCAAGCAAAAGAGTGAGGCCATGATCGAGTATGAAGAGCTGCTGGCACAGCTGCACCGGTATGAAACAGCCATACAGGAAATACACCGGATCAAGCAAAAGCTGTTTATCACTGAGCACGTCTCAACAGAATTAATTGAAACATATGAAAAGAGAATCGACATGGTCAAAGCTCAGCTGACCCATATATTTGAAACGAATCCGGAATTTAAAGAAGATCAATTATCAACTTTGCAAAAGCACGTTCTATATGCCGAGCACGAAGCAATTGATAAATTATTGCGTGAGGACATCATTTCAAATGAAGTGGCTGAAAAAGAGCATGAAGATGTGACTGATTCAATCGTCAAAATTGGAGAAAAGCACTAAAGCTTGGCTTTTTTAAACAACGCTGTTGATTTCCGCGCAAGACTTCGCTATCCGCGGCCGGGGAGCCTCCTCGGCTATCGTCTCCGGGGTCTCCCTGACTCCCCTTTTCCCGCCGGAGTCTTCGATTTGCCCTCCAATCAACAGCTGGGGAGAGCTTATACAACAATAAGCTTTAACAAAGCCTAAAGTTTAAAAGCTAAAGGAGGAAATCCATTATGGATTTCCTCCTTTCTCATCAAAAATGGTAATGACAAATCGTTCATGGTCTTCGTCAACCAAAATACAATATTCACTTAAAGGGGAAAGGCCGATAAGGTTTTGGATTTCTTTTGGTATGAGGACGGCTCCTTTTTCAGATACCATCCTTATATTATGCACTGTAGGATTGTCAGGGCTTTTGATGATGATTGAACCGTCATAATAAAATATTTCAGCCTGGTTCCCGGGTTTCAGGTCGAATTCATCCAGCCATCTGCGTGGCAGCTTGACATACCCCGTTTTATTGAAGTCTTTGCATTTATACAGTTTAGTCATGATACCATCTCCTAGTATTCTATATACCCAGAGGATGGAGATCAAACGTTTTTAAGGGGAATTTTTTGCTTGTTCTTGAATCATCTCATGGAGGCTTGAAATAAATTGATTATGGATATGGTCAAATCTCAGGCATTCTGTTTTTAATGAAACGCTGCCTTCTTGAACCAAATGAAGCATGTCTTTTAATTGTTCCCTCCAGCGGGGGATTGCTTCATTCAGATTGAATTGAATAAATCGTATCAAAACTTTCATGGAATGATGAAGCGATTCCAATTTCTGCTTTGTTTCCTGAAAAATGACCAATCTCACATTTAACTCAATTATGCAATCCGCAAGCCTTTTTTCAGTGCCTCCATCCAAGGTGGGGGCCATTCTTTTTTGAAGAATTGATAATGATTGAATGAATTCCTTTATTTTTGCGTTGTGGTACTCGTAATCGTCTTCCAATTTCGCAAGTGTTGTTTTCTCTTCATTCAATAAAGTATCAAGAATTCGACCAAGCTTAAGTTGTAGCCTTTCCACTTGAGCTTCAACCTGCAAGCACTTTGAAAGGAGGGGGCGCGGACTGTTTTTCAATCCAAAAAACCATTTTCGGGACGGGCTTTTTTGAATATTCCTTAAGTCTCGAAAGTCTATGCTTTCCAATTTGGTCAATATTTCTGACAATAATTGATGAACGTGTCTCATCTCACTTGAATGGATGTGATTCAATAAATGGGAGTCGAAGAAATTAAGTTTGGAATAGTGACGCCTGCATTCATCCTCGATTCCTGAGATATCGGGGATATTCTTCCCGGCTATAGGCATCTCCTTACTAAAGTTACTGTTTGTCATATGAAATCACCAATGTTTTTGTTTTACGTACTCGATTTCCACCTGAAGGTCATGGAGGTCACCCGAATGGAGCTTGATTAAATCATCATTCAATGATTGATTGATTAAGCTCAAAGCCTCCTTGGCTTCGCCCATCGTTTTGCGAAAGGATGGATCATTTAAGCCATTGGCAGATAGTGCAGCATATTTTTCTGTGATTTCAACAGCCGAATCGAGATGCTGATAAAAAAATTGCTCACAGGAAAAAAACAATTGAGGTTTTAGTTTTACAGTATGAAATATTTGTTTGGATAATTTTTGGGTTTCATAGAACTGTCTAAAGGCAGAAATGGATTTTAATTGAAATATTGATTTATTCAGCTTCTTTATTTTTTGTTTGGATTCTTTTAATTGTTGCCGTATGTATGCATACTCTTTACGGTCGAGGCCATATTGCTTATGGATATTGGCTGTTTGCATCCACTTGATGATGAAGTAAATGGCGATTGAAGAACTTATTGCAAGAACGCTAGTAAGGGAAAATGGGATATTCCATGAAAAAAAGCTCAAAAGCCAAATAAAGATCCCGGATAGAGTTGAAATGCAGCTTCTTATGATATAGCGCATGAAAGATTTCATCGTCTTTGGCTCCCTCAATTTGGTAACTCCATCTTATAATATTGACTTCCGGCAAGCAAGTTGTTCACCTACATGGATGGTGCATCTTTTTCTTTGGTGTCTTCAAAATCCATTCTGTGCACAAAAAAAGGAGTGCATTTGCACACCTCCAATTTTTTCCTAATATAAAATATCAAAAGATGAAAATTCTTTTTCTGTTGCCTTCCATGTCCATTGTACATCCCTTACCTTTGAAAAGGGAGTGGGGTTATCCTTCAGTTTGTCGATGAAAGGATAGATGACTTTCTCATCACCTTGTACGAAAACTTCCACTGATCCATCTCCCAGGTTCTTGACCCACCCGTATAAACCATTTTCCATGGCGATTTTTTGGACAGTGAACCGGAAACCGACACCCTGTACTTTGCCCGTTACAAAAATATTAGCGCTTTTGATCAATGCAGCCTCACCTCGATTTATCTTTGGCAAGGATTATAACATTCACATATCACCATGTAAAAAATATGAATGTTTCATTACTCTAAAAAGTGTGATTTCCGCTGGAGGATGCTCGTTTTTTGAGCGGCGTCCGGTGATCCCTCAGGACATTGCATTCACTTCTTCGAGCCTAACATCGCACGAAGAAAATGCGTATGCATTTTCGAGGAGTCACCCACCTTCCGACCATTAATATGATTAATTCGGGACCAGAAAACCTGTTCAAAAATAATCTTTGTTTCGTTAATAGCCAAAAAATCCTTTCGATTTGAAGGCAATCTCAAACACATTGCTTGTCTATCATCTGAAAATGATGACCTATAGGGATTTGATAAAATTGGCGACAGATCGATTAAATTCATCTGGTTCTTCCAAGAAAGGGCAATGGCAGCTGTTTTCGAATATTTGTAAAACCGATCCCGGAATTGAATGATAAAGATGTTCGCCGGCAGCTACAGGAATCAGTTTTTCGTCCCGTCCGAAACAGAGAAGAGTCGGGGTGGCGATTGACGGAAGAAAATCTCTATAGTCGACGATGGATTGATCGAATAAAATGGCACTGGCGATGGATTCTGGCACCTTATTCACTTCTTCATTCATCCACTTTGCATCCTCTGACGATAAAGGTTCCTTAAACATCAGGGGGATGAATTCGGAAACAAACTGCTCTCTGTTCGTTTGGATTTGCCGCATAAAATGAATAAGCGTAGGTAAATCAAACGCTCCGATATCAAAATCGGACCATTTAAAATCCGAAGCTAACTCATCGACAATAACTGTGCCCTTGACTGATTGGTTTCCGAAAGACTTTAAATATTCCCATACAACAAAAGCACCCATCGACCACCCGACTAGAATGACTTCCTTTAATTTCAGTTTGTTTATAAAGGAGTGGAGGTCAGCGGCATACGATGAAACTGTATGTCCAGAGGGGACTTTGGATGACTTTCCGTGTCCCCGCAGATCAATCGTGATTGTCCGGAATTGCTTTTCAAAAAAAGGAATTTGCTTTTGGAAGAACTTACTGCTCATCCAAACTCCGTGAATGAAAATGATGGGAGTGCCTGTTCCACTGTCCGTATAAAAAAGGATGGTATCATCATTCAGCTTAAATTCCGCCATTGATATTTGCCTCCTAATCGATTAATCAACAACAATATAGCCAATCATCGGCCCTTGATGGGCATAATCTTCGTGCATATTACAGATGATGCGATATACGCCTTCTTTCGTGAATTTTAATGGTACTATTGTTTCTTTTCCTTTCTTCACAGTCCCTTTAATGTTAGTACCTTCAATATAAAAAGGGTGTTCATCACCATTGACCCCATATATTTTCAGATTGACCTTTTCATTTTTTTGCAGGACGATCGTACCGGGATCCCATCTGTATGCCTCGATCATCTTACCATCCTTCGTCGTAGATTTAAATTCTGCAGTGATCATATTGATCGTACGAACCCCTTTATCAGCATCTACTATGGTTTCCACACTATCAGGCTTTAAAGTAAACCATGCTGCGGCACCGATGATCGCCAAGAATAATAATAGAATTGCGACAATATTCTTCTTTTTGATGACAATGAAATTCAAATCTCTTCCCCCTTCAATATCAAATTACTTAACTATATGCAGACAAGCCTGTAATTTTTCCGTTTTTTTCCCTTTTGAAAGGAGCTTGCTAAAATGGCACAACTTTTGAACGAAGGAATATATTATAAGCATCTTTAGGCTGGGGTGACAGTCATGTCCGTATATCAAAACCAAAATGTGGTTAATAGATTGAAATTAGCAAGATGGCTTCAAGTAATATACGAAGAGACGATAGAGAATGAAGGAAATTGTTTGAATGAGATAGATTTCAGCATTCGTAATTTGTATGCGTACCTAAAGCTGAGAAGGTTACGGCTGCATCATCTGGAATCAAAGATGCTATCGGAAGGCCTCGGGTCATTCAAACAGTCAGAAGAACACGTAGAGCACTTTTTACAAAAGAGCATCGAAAATTTAACAAACCGTCCTATCGGAAGCGAAGGAAGATATGACTGGTGGAAAGCCACGCGGTTAAGAAAGGAAAGGGCAACATGCCTATTCGGTGCATACGATTCGGAGAAAACAGTAAAAAAAATGGTCACCATGGATATGAATATGAGTAATGAAACAATTGAGAGGCTTCTCAAGTGCGGGATGGATTTGGCAAGGATTAATTGCTCCCACGACAGTCCAGGAGAATGGATCAAAATGATATATAAAATCAAACAGATTGAGGCTGCCATCGGCAATGATGGATGTCAAATATTCATGGATCTCCCTGGGCCAAAGATTCGTGTAAAAAATATATTATATAATCCATATACGACGAAGGTTTCCGTCAATTCTGATGAAGCCAAGCAAGGAATGGTGGCAGAAAGGAAGATGAACGATGTCGAGGATGTCAAAGCAAGTTTTATGATAGAAATCAAGGGAAGGGACCATTTTCAATCGATTGAAGGAAATGAAGTGCTGGAAATTAAACAAGGGAATGAACAGAAAGCTAAACTGAACATTATTAAGGTATTGGATGACCACAGCTTATTGGTTGAAACGCATGAGTCATTCGAAGTCAACCAGAATTGTAAGCTGTTTATCGGAAACACTGGAATTGATATTACAAATGTACAACTTGATCCGATGCAGATGAGACTGAAAAAAGGGTATAAAGTAAGAATTTATCTAGATGAAAACAATTTCAAACGAATCAGGGGAAACAGCCAATGCGCTTGTATTTCTGTTTCACATCCAAAGGCATTGAGAAATGTGAGGCTGAAAGACAGGGTCTACTTTGATGATGGCCAAGTCGAGGGAAAGGTGATGCGCATAACCCCTGATTTTATTGAGCTTTTGATTCTCACTCCGTCTGAAAAGGCAAAAAAGATAAAGGCTGGAAAGGGAGTGAACTTTCCCGATTCCTTTGTTCATTTAATGATGCCGAATTTGACGAATCAAGATCTAAAATACCTGCCTGTCATCATTGAACATGCAGATATCATCGGGTTATCTTTTGTCAATCATCCTCAAGACGTAAAAAAGCTAAAGGATATACTTGAAGATTATGGGAGAACCGATATTGGCATCGTCGCAAAAATTGAAACGAAGGAAGGTGTCAATCAACTTTCCAGCATTTTGGAGGAAGGTCTTCAATATCCAAAATTCGGTGTTATGATTGCCAGGGGTGATCTAGCAGTCGAAATCGGCTTTCAAACGATGATTTCAATTCAGCAGCATATTATCAGTATGTGCAACGCTGCACATGTGCCTGTGATTTGGGCAACAGAAGTACTGGAGCTGTTAACCAAAAAAGGTCAGCCAAGCAGGTCTGAAATCTCAGATGTCTTTTTAGGGAGCAAATCAGATTGCATCATGTTAAATAAAGGACCTTATATTTCAGAGTCATTAAAGATGCTCGATATGCTCCTTCAAGGCGAAATAACATCCAATGTCTTTTATCGCAGCGATACCCGCAATTTTTTTCAATCGCAGTTTGAAATAATGAATATAAGGAGAACTACTTAATCCATACAGAACCGTGGAGGGGATTTCCACTGCACGCTGGCGGAATTCATTCTTGATGCCCTTAAGGCGCGGAAAACTATATAATGGTCACCAGAATCGAGATCTGATGCCCGTCAAGTGCGGAAAACTCTATAACGGTCACCAGATTCGGGGTCTGATGCCCTTTAGGCGCGGAAAACTATATAATGGTCACCAGATTCGGGGTCTGATGCCCTTAAGGCGCGGAAAACTCTATAACGGTCACCAGAGTGGAGATCTGATGCCCTTTAGGAGCGGAAAACTATATAACGGTCACCAGATTCGGGGTCTGATGCCCTTAAGGCGCGGAAAACTATATAATGGTCACCAGAGTGGAGATCTGATGCCCTTTAGGCGCGGAAAACTCTATAACGGTCACCAGAGTGGAGATCTGATGCCCTTTAGGCGCGAAAAACTCTATAACGGTCACCAGAGTGGAGATCTGATGCCCTTTAGGCGCGGAAAACTATATAACGGTCACCAGATTCGGGGTCTGATGCCCTTAAGGCGCGGAAAACTCTATAACGGTCACCAGAGTGGAGATCTGATGCCCTTTAGGCGCGGAAAACTATATAACGGTCACCAGATTCGGGGTCTGATGCCCTTAAGGCGCGGAAAACTATATAATGGTCACCAGAATCGAGATCTGATGCCCGTCAAGCGCGAAAAACTATATAACGGTCACCAGAGTGGAGATCTGATGCCCTTTAGACGCAGAAAACTATATAACGGTCACCAGATTCGGGGTCTGATGCCCTTAAGGCGCGGAAAACTCTATAACGGTCACCAGAATTGGTGTCTGATGCCCTTAAGGCGCGGAAAACTCTATAACGGTCACCAGAGTGGAGATCTGATGCCCTTTAGACGCGAAAATCTATATAACGGTCACCAGAATCGAAATCTGATGCCCTTTAGGCGCAGAAAACTTTATAACGGTCACCAGAATCGAGATCTGATGCCCGTCAAGCGCGAAAAACTATATAATGGTCACCAGAATCAAAATCTGATGCACTCCAAGCGCGTAAATCTTAAACAGGTGTTCAAATTCTAATTCTAGTCACCTTTCTGAGCGAGGGGCAAGCAGCTTGCTTGCTCCGGTTGACATCTTCCGAGGCTAAGAATAGGACCAAAGGGGATCGAGAGGATATTCTCTCGATCCCTTTGGTGTACAAACTGAAAAGTAAGTAATTTTTACCATGTTTTTTTCAAAAACCGCTTTAGCATGTCATCGCTGTTTCATTTTCTTAACAATCACTACTTTTTTCCCGTGCTTATGAATGTGAATGATAAAATATGGCTTAGAATGTAGGAAGATAGGTTAGGTGGATGTATGATTAGAAGATGGACAATGATGATTTTTGCATTGATTTTTGTTTTAAGCAATTCGTACCATACTTTTGCAAAGGACAAAGATGAATCTTTAACGATTAGAAGTCAAGCAGCAGCGGTATTGGACTCGACCACTGGTACAGTACTATATCAGAAAAACGGAAATAAAAAAATGTACCCGGCTAGTCTTACAAAGATTGCGACGGCGATATATGCAATTGAAAAAGGAAAGCTGGATGACAAGGTGACCGTGAGCAAAAACGCGGCTTCCGTTGATGGAACGCGGGTTTACTTAGATGAAGGAGAAGTTGTGACTTTGAAGCACCTCCTCCAAGGTATGCTGATCAACAGCGGAAATGATGCAGCAATTGCAGTTGCGGAACACATTGATGGAAGCGTTCCAAAATTTGCTGAACACATCAATGCGTATTTGAAAAAGCAGATTGGTGTCAAACACACTCATTTTGTAAATCCTAATGGACTTTATGATCCAGAACATTACACAACTGCAAATGATCTGGCCAAGATTACAAATTATGCAATGAAGAATGAAACGTTCCGCCAAATTTTTGGTACAAAACAGCTTAAGTGGAATGGAGAATCGTGGAATACAACCTTATATACCCATCATCGGATGCTCAAAGGTGAAATACCTTACAAGGGCATTACAGGAGGCAAGACGGGTTTTGTGAATGAGTCTGGCCACACTCTTGCCACGACAGCACAAAGTTCAAATATCCATTTGACGGTTATTACAATGGATGCCATATATAAAAAAAATGCATACAAGGATACGAAAACTCTCCTTGACTACGGGTTTTCCCACTTCAAAACGATTAAAGTCCCAAAAGGCAGTATGTTTACGAAAGGAAAGAAAAAATACGAAGCCAACAAGGATTTATTTTTCACAAAAAATTTAAGTACTTCTGTCAAAGAAGAAGTGGAGAAAAACGGACTATTAAAAATAGTGGATAAAACCGGGGATGTAATTGACGAATTCCCTTTATCAGAGAAGAAAGTGCATGCGGCACAAGGGGATCTTCCACACAAGGGTAAGAAAGAAGATTCTGATCTGCATTCTTCAATAATGGTCAGTGCGGTGTCAATTATGTTATTCTTCATGACCACGCTTTTCATCAGGAAACTCATCAGGAAAATAAAACGCTGAATCATTTCAGGCGAGGCTGCCCCATAGGTGATATGACTATGCGGCAGCCTCTTTTGCATCCTCCAATACTTCATTCTTTCGGTCGCTGGTAAACAATGCTATAGTAGAAGCAATCATTTAGATGAAAAAGGGGGGACAGCTCATGAATGAAGCAGCTATTGATCAATATTCCCGTCCATTGAAGGATTTAAGAATTTCGGTAACAGACAGGTGCAATTTTCGCTGCCGATACTGTATGCCGGCTGAAATATATGGCCCTGATTTCCCATTTTTAAAGCACTCGGAAATATTGACCTTTGAAGAAATCGAAAGAATTGTGAATGCATCAGCCCAGCTTGGCGTTGAAAAAGTGAAAATCACTGGAGGAGAACCGCTTCTTCGAAAACAGCTGCCTGAATTGATCCACAAGCTGTTCAATATAGAAGGCATCCGGGATATAGGATTGACAACGAATGGGATGCTCTTGCCCAATTTGGCAGCTAAATTAAAATCAGCAGGATTAAAAAGAAT is a window of Falsibacillus albus DNA encoding:
- a CDS encoding D-alanyl-D-alanine carboxypeptidase family protein; this encodes MIRRWTMMIFALIFVLSNSYHTFAKDKDESLTIRSQAAAVLDSTTGTVLYQKNGNKKMYPASLTKIATAIYAIEKGKLDDKVTVSKNAASVDGTRVYLDEGEVVTLKHLLQGMLINSGNDAAIAVAEHIDGSVPKFAEHINAYLKKQIGVKHTHFVNPNGLYDPEHYTTANDLAKITNYAMKNETFRQIFGTKQLKWNGESWNTTLYTHHRMLKGEIPYKGITGGKTGFVNESGHTLATTAQSSNIHLTVITMDAIYKKNAYKDTKTLLDYGFSHFKTIKVPKGSMFTKGKKKYEANKDLFFTKNLSTSVKEEVEKNGLLKIVDKTGDVIDEFPLSEKKVHAAQGDLPHKGKKEDSDLHSSIMVSAVSIMLFFMTTLFIRKLIRKIKR